The Pseudomonas eucalypticola genome has a window encoding:
- a CDS encoding NAD(P)/FAD-dependent oxidoreductase, whose translation MTVPIAIIGAGIAGLSAAQALLKAGHTPHVFDKSRGPGGRASSKRSDAGSLDLGAQYFTARDRRFVDQVQRWQASGCVEEWKPQLFNSHGGQLSPSPDEQTRWVGTPRMGAIAKAMLGDMNAVFGCRITEVFRGKHHWHLLDAEGCSHGPFSHVIIALPAPQATALLAAAPKLAGVAASVQMEPTWAIALAFDKPLETAMQGCFVQDSPLDWLACNRSKPGRETALDTWVLHATSSWSKQHIDLPKEDVIEHLHGAFAELANCAMPAPVFSIAHRWLYARPASSHEWGALADADLGLYACGDWCLSGRVEGAWLSGLEASRRLLEHLE comes from the coding sequence ATGACCGTACCTATTGCCATCATCGGTGCCGGCATCGCCGGACTCTCTGCCGCCCAGGCGCTACTCAAGGCCGGGCACACGCCCCATGTGTTTGACAAGAGCCGCGGCCCAGGCGGGCGCGCGTCCAGCAAACGCAGCGACGCCGGGTCCCTGGACCTTGGCGCGCAATACTTCACCGCCCGCGACCGGCGCTTCGTCGACCAGGTGCAGCGCTGGCAAGCCAGTGGCTGCGTCGAGGAGTGGAAACCGCAACTGTTCAACTCCCATGGCGGGCAGCTCAGCCCCTCCCCCGACGAGCAGACCCGTTGGGTCGGCACGCCACGCATGGGTGCCATCGCCAAGGCCATGCTCGGGGACATGAACGCGGTGTTCGGCTGCCGCATCACCGAGGTGTTTCGTGGCAAGCATCACTGGCACCTGCTGGACGCCGAAGGCTGCAGCCATGGACCGTTCAGCCATGTGATCATCGCCCTGCCCGCCCCCCAGGCGACGGCACTGCTGGCCGCCGCACCCAAGCTGGCTGGAGTAGCCGCCAGCGTGCAGATGGAACCCACGTGGGCCATCGCCCTGGCCTTCGACAAGCCCTTGGAGACCGCCATGCAGGGCTGCTTCGTGCAGGACAGCCCGTTGGACTGGCTGGCCTGCAACCGCAGCAAGCCGGGACGCGAGACGGCCCTGGATACCTGGGTGCTGCACGCCACCAGCAGTTGGAGCAAGCAGCACATCGACCTGCCCAAGGAAGACGTGATCGAGCACTTGCACGGCGCGTTCGCCGAACTGGCCAACTGCGCCATGCCGGCCCCGGTGTTCAGCATTGCCCACCGCTGGCTCTACGCCAGGCCGGCGTCGTCCCATGAGTGGGGCGCCTTGGCGGACGCTGACCTTGGCTTGTACGCCTGCGGTGACTGGTGCCTGTCGGGCCGCGTGGAGGGCGCCTGGCTCAGCGGCCTGGAAGCCTCGCGACGGCTGCTTGAACACCTGGAATGA
- a CDS encoding DUF6392 family protein, whose translation MTVSIIDYINGLGKRWRVLAENGTLTNQRPVGLYAGAQVLCLFPVTGVALEFDLEDEILQRVHVITQASELRGPSYQGALPGDLDGVCNKAEVRAKLGKAVKEVGPVKLSEPVGMVGGWDGFHYAMKDGEVLFLMVRYTLSDSVESITFEKARALQH comes from the coding sequence ATGACGGTTTCCATAATTGATTATATTAATGGGCTGGGGAAGCGATGGCGCGTGCTTGCAGAAAATGGCACCTTGACTAATCAGCGTCCCGTTGGGCTTTATGCGGGCGCGCAGGTGCTTTGCCTCTTTCCAGTTACCGGCGTGGCGCTGGAATTCGACCTCGAGGATGAAATTCTTCAACGGGTTCATGTGATTACGCAGGCGTCTGAATTAAGAGGGCCTTCCTATCAAGGAGCGCTCCCAGGTGACCTGGACGGTGTTTGTAATAAAGCCGAGGTCAGGGCCAAATTGGGAAAAGCTGTGAAGGAGGTAGGCCCGGTGAAACTTTCAGAGCCCGTAGGTATGGTGGGTGGATGGGATGGGTTTCATTACGCAATGAAAGACGGTGAAGTGTTATTTCTGATGGTGCGATACACCTTGAGTGATAGTGTTGAATCAATCACCTTTGAGAAAGCGCGTGCCCTACAGCATTAA
- a CDS encoding MerR family transcriptional regulator has product MHNPPAHDDDAIEAMHDGWLPIREVARQTGVNPVTLRAWERRYGLIVPHRTAKGHRLYGTDHVQRIQQILTWLGRGVAVSQVKALLDDAQAPLAVNLGGGDWQPLRASLMQAIGELAERRVDDTFNQAMALYPPITLCEHLLLPLLADLERRWQGQFGAQMERVFFLSWLRSKLGARIYHNNRQLNGAPLLLVNQSDLALEPCLWLCAWLASSADCPVEVFDWPLPGGELALAAERLNARAVLLYSRKPLNLPQLPRLLAGITAPTLIVGPTVCIHRADWAVHQQETEHLHLLDTPLAAHQRLQQLGVL; this is encoded by the coding sequence ATGCACAACCCGCCTGCCCACGACGACGATGCCATCGAAGCCATGCACGATGGCTGGCTGCCCATTCGCGAAGTGGCACGCCAGACCGGCGTGAACCCTGTGACTCTGCGCGCGTGGGAACGCCGTTATGGGTTGATCGTGCCGCACCGCACCGCCAAGGGCCATCGCTTGTACGGCACGGACCATGTGCAGCGTATCCAGCAGATTCTCACCTGGTTGGGCCGCGGCGTGGCGGTAAGCCAGGTGAAGGCGCTGCTCGATGATGCCCAGGCGCCCCTGGCCGTCAACCTGGGGGGTGGTGACTGGCAGCCGCTGCGCGCCAGCCTGATGCAGGCCATTGGCGAGTTGGCCGAACGCCGGGTGGACGACACCTTCAACCAGGCCATGGCCCTGTACCCGCCCATCACTTTGTGCGAGCACCTGTTGCTGCCCTTGCTGGCCGACCTGGAACGACGCTGGCAAGGGCAGTTCGGCGCACAGATGGAGCGGGTGTTTTTCCTGTCCTGGCTGCGCAGCAAACTCGGGGCGCGCATCTATCACAATAACCGCCAGCTCAACGGCGCGCCGCTGTTGCTGGTGAACCAGAGCGACCTGGCGCTGGAGCCGTGCCTGTGGCTATGTGCCTGGCTGGCCAGCAGTGCCGACTGCCCGGTGGAAGTCTTCGACTGGCCGCTGCCCGGCGGCGAACTGGCGCTGGCCGCCGAGCGCCTCAACGCCCGCGCGGTGCTGTTGTATTCGCGCAAGCCGCTGAACCTGCCGCAGCTGCCGCGCCTGCTGGCGGGCATCACCGCGCCCACCCTGATCGTCGGACCAACGGTATGCATCCACCGAGCTGACTGGGCCGTACATCAACAGGAGACCGAACACTTGCACCTGCTCGACACCCCCTTGGCCGCGCACCAGCGTCTGCAGCAACTGGGGGTGCTCTGA
- the hemH gene encoding ferrochelatase — MTDHALLLVNLGSPASTSVADVRSYLNQFLMDPYVIDLPWPVRRLLVSLILIKRPEQSAHAYASIWWDEGSPLVVLTRRLQAVMREQWAHGPVEIAMRYGEPSLDTVLTRLSSQGVRNITLAPLYPQFADSTVTTVIEEAKKVVQAKKLPVQFKLLPPFYDQPEYIDALVASTSAYLEQSFDHLLLSFHGLPERHLTKLDPTGSHCFKDADCCRNASPAVLATCYRAQCMRTAAAFAEKMGLPEGKWSVSFQSRLGRAKWIEPYTEARLDELAKQGVKRLLVMCPAFVADCIETLEEIGDRGREQFVEAGGQELVLVPCLNDNRQWGEALNLLCERAPAMA; from the coding sequence ATGACCGATCACGCTTTGCTGCTGGTCAACCTGGGCTCCCCGGCTTCCACCTCGGTGGCCGATGTACGCAGCTACCTGAACCAGTTTCTCATGGACCCCTATGTCATCGACCTGCCGTGGCCGGTGCGCCGGCTGCTGGTGTCGCTGATCCTCATCAAGCGCCCGGAACAGTCGGCCCACGCTTACGCCAGCATCTGGTGGGACGAAGGCTCGCCGCTGGTAGTACTCACCCGCCGCTTGCAGGCGGTGATGCGCGAACAGTGGGCCCACGGCCCGGTGGAGATCGCCATGCGCTACGGCGAGCCGTCGCTGGACACCGTCCTCACGCGTTTGTCTTCTCAAGGCGTGCGCAACATCACATTGGCGCCGCTGTACCCGCAATTCGCCGACAGCACCGTGACCACGGTGATCGAGGAAGCGAAGAAAGTGGTGCAGGCGAAAAAGCTGCCGGTGCAGTTCAAGCTGTTGCCGCCGTTCTATGACCAGCCCGAGTACATTGATGCGCTGGTGGCCAGTACGTCCGCTTACCTGGAGCAATCGTTCGACCACCTGCTGCTCAGCTTCCATGGCCTGCCCGAGCGCCACCTCACCAAGCTCGATCCCACCGGCAGCCACTGTTTCAAGGACGCCGACTGCTGTCGCAACGCCTCGCCGGCGGTGCTTGCCACCTGTTACCGGGCGCAATGCATGCGCACCGCTGCAGCCTTCGCCGAGAAAATGGGGCTGCCGGAGGGCAAGTGGTCGGTATCGTTCCAATCGCGGCTGGGTCGTGCCAAATGGATCGAACCCTACACAGAGGCGCGCCTGGACGAGTTGGCCAAGCAGGGGGTCAAGCGCCTGCTGGTCATGTGCCCGGCGTTCGTGGCGGACTGCATCGAGACGCTGGAAGAAATTGGCGATCGCGGCAGGGAGCAATTTGTCGAAGCAGGGGGCCAGGAACTGGTCCTGGTGCCATGCCTGAATGACAACCGGCAGTGGGGTGAAGCCCTGAACCTACTGTGCGAACGCGCACCCGCCATGGCCTGA
- a CDS encoding TIGR01777 family oxidoreductase, protein MHILLTGGTGLIGRKLCQHWLAQGHQLTVWSRQPASVARLCGRAVRGIGRLEDLGSEPVDAIVNLAGAPIADRPWTDTRRQLLWKSRIGLTEQLLAWLEQREQRPAVLVSGSAVGYYGDGGERELTEQSQPVRKDFASDLCIAWEETAQRAEALGIRVVLVRTGLVLASEGGMLKRLKVPFKLGLGGPIGNGRQFMPWVHIDDQIALIDFLVHKADASGPYNACAPEPVRNREFARRLGRALHRPAFMPLPGLVLRATLGEMSDLLLGGQRARPVRLLAEGFGFRFNDLQTALDDLARRL, encoded by the coding sequence ATGCACATTTTGCTGACCGGCGGTACAGGCCTCATCGGCCGCAAGCTGTGCCAGCACTGGCTGGCGCAGGGGCATCAGCTGACCGTATGGAGCCGACAGCCGGCAAGCGTTGCCCGCTTGTGCGGGCGCGCCGTGCGCGGCATTGGCCGGCTGGAGGACCTGGGCAGTGAGCCTGTCGACGCCATCGTAAACCTGGCCGGCGCCCCGATCGCCGACCGGCCCTGGACCGACACCCGTCGCCAGTTGCTATGGAAGAGCCGCATAGGCCTCACCGAGCAGTTGCTGGCCTGGTTGGAGCAGCGCGAGCAGCGGCCAGCGGTGCTGGTATCGGGGTCGGCGGTTGGGTATTACGGCGACGGCGGCGAACGCGAACTCACGGAGCAGTCGCAACCGGTGCGCAAGGACTTCGCCAGTGACCTGTGCATCGCTTGGGAAGAGACGGCGCAGCGCGCCGAGGCGCTGGGCATCCGCGTGGTGCTGGTGCGCACCGGCCTGGTACTGGCGAGCGAAGGCGGCATGCTCAAGCGTCTGAAAGTACCCTTCAAGCTGGGGCTGGGCGGGCCCATCGGCAATGGTCGACAGTTCATGCCCTGGGTGCATATCGATGATCAAATCGCCCTGATTGATTTTCTTGTGCACAAGGCCGACGCCAGCGGTCCTTATAATGCCTGTGCGCCAGAGCCGGTGCGCAATCGCGAGTTTGCCCGGCGCCTGGGCCGGGCATTGCATCGCCCGGCCTTCATGCCGCTCCCTGGGCTGGTGCTGCGCGCCACCCTGGGCGAAATGTCTGATTTATTGCTGGGCGGCCAACGTGCACGCCCGGTGCGTTTACTGGCGGAAGGCTTCGGCTTCCGTTTCAATGACCTGCAAACGGCGCTGGACGACCTCGCCCGGCGCCTCTGA
- a CDS encoding TIGR02450 family Trp-rich protein → MTTAPHRLNPRKLLLSKWTAAHPVNREKHFLVTALFRDEEGTVIDIELQAVLTQRTERLAWQRLQDAETWLLGWR, encoded by the coding sequence ATGACGACCGCGCCCCACCGCCTCAACCCGCGCAAACTGCTGCTGTCCAAATGGACGGCAGCTCACCCCGTGAACCGCGAAAAGCATTTTCTGGTCACGGCTCTGTTTCGTGACGAAGAAGGCACCGTCATCGATATCGAATTGCAGGCGGTGCTCACCCAACGCACTGAACGCCTGGCCTGGCAGCGCCTGCAGGACGCCGAGACCTGGTTGCTGGGTTGGCGCTGA
- a CDS encoding YbgA family protein — protein sequence MSITAKPRIGISACLLGAEVRYNGGHKESRLCTHSLAEHFEFVPVCPEVAIGMGIPRQPIRLVGDASQPQALGTVDPALNVTAPLAAYGQQMADELQDLSGYIFMHKSPSCGLERVKVYRDNGAPQHEGGRGIYAQAFCAAHPDLPVEEDGRLCDAVLRENFMVRVYAYADWQALLAEGLSRGGLMRFHSRYKYQLMANNPVQYKVIGHLLGTMGRGDASEIGPRYFSQLMAALKRCATRGTHSNVLQHLSGYLKQSLSSADKQEIQHLIEQYREGIVPLVVPLTLLKHHFRLHPDPYVSQQVYLQPHPENLSLRNAI from the coding sequence ATGTCCATCACGGCCAAACCCCGTATCGGTATCAGCGCCTGCCTGCTGGGCGCTGAAGTGCGCTACAACGGCGGCCACAAGGAGTCGCGGCTGTGCACCCACAGCTTGGCCGAGCACTTCGAGTTCGTGCCGGTATGCCCCGAAGTCGCCATCGGCATGGGCATACCCCGCCAACCCATTCGCCTGGTTGGCGACGCCAGCCAACCGCAAGCGCTGGGCACCGTGGATCCCGCGCTCAACGTCACCGCCCCGTTGGCTGCCTACGGCCAGCAGATGGCCGATGAACTCCAGGACCTGAGCGGCTACATCTTCATGCATAAGTCGCCGTCCTGTGGGCTGGAACGCGTGAAGGTGTACCGCGACAATGGCGCCCCCCAGCATGAAGGCGGCCGCGGTATCTACGCCCAGGCGTTCTGCGCGGCCCACCCCGACCTGCCCGTGGAAGAAGATGGCCGCCTGTGCGATGCCGTGTTGCGGGAAAACTTCATGGTGCGGGTGTATGCCTACGCCGACTGGCAGGCGCTGCTCGCCGAAGGGCTGAGCCGTGGTGGCCTGATGCGCTTCCACTCGCGCTACAAGTACCAACTGATGGCCAACAACCCCGTGCAGTACAAGGTGATCGGCCACCTGCTGGGGACCATGGGCCGCGGCGATGCCAGTGAGATAGGCCCACGCTATTTCAGCCAGCTGATGGCAGCGTTGAAACGCTGCGCCACCCGCGGCACCCACAGCAACGTGCTGCAACACCTGAGCGGCTACCTGAAACAGTCCCTGAGCAGTGCCGACAAGCAAGAGATACAGCACCTGATCGAACAGTACCGCGAGGGCATCGTGCCCCTGGTCGTTCCCCTGACCTTGCTCAAGCACCACTTTCGCCTGCACCCCGACCCGTATGTAAGCCAGCAGGTCTACCTGCAGCCGCACCCGGAAAACCTCAGCCTTCGAAATGCGATCTGA
- the phrB gene encoding deoxyribodipyrimidine photo-lyase — protein MQLIWLRSDLRLHDNTALAAACAKGPTLAVWLVSPTQWQRHDDAACKVDFWLRNVDELSRALATKHIPLLIRHAETWDQAADVVLDLCREHQVQAVHCNQEYGVNETRRDQAVAAALEKAGIDFHSCLDQLLFQPGSILTKSGNYFQVFSQFRKVCYERLHHGVPAIVRAPQAQQPLHIAADKVPGHVDSFPAPSAALQALWPAGEDEARRRLTHFVDQPIEDYHVERDLPARPGTSQLSAYLAAGVISPRQCLHAALSHNHGEFDSGNVGVTTWVNELLWREFYKHILVGYPQVSMHRAFRSETEALAWRHAPRELEAWQRGRTGIPIIDAAMRQLVETGWMHNRLRMVVAMFLTKNLLIDWREGERFFMRHLIDGDLAANNGGWQWSASTGTDSAPYFRIFNPHSQSERFDTHGVFLKQWLPELNGLGSKEIHNPAKAGGLFGPAGYPQPIVDLSESRARALSAFKNLPSRQVSGGQHG, from the coding sequence ATGCAACTGATCTGGCTACGCAGCGACCTGCGCCTGCATGACAACACCGCCCTCGCCGCCGCGTGCGCCAAGGGGCCGACGCTGGCCGTATGGCTGGTGAGCCCCACCCAGTGGCAGCGGCATGACGACGCCGCCTGCAAGGTCGATTTCTGGTTGCGCAACGTCGATGAGCTGAGCAGGGCCCTGGCCACCAAGCACATTCCCCTGCTGATTCGGCATGCCGAGACCTGGGACCAGGCGGCCGACGTGGTGCTGGACCTGTGCCGAGAGCATCAGGTGCAAGCCGTGCACTGCAACCAGGAATATGGGGTGAACGAGACCCGCCGTGACCAGGCGGTGGCCGCCGCCCTGGAAAAGGCAGGCATCGACTTCCATAGCTGTCTGGACCAGTTGCTCTTTCAGCCCGGCAGTATCCTGACCAAGAGCGGCAATTACTTCCAGGTGTTCAGCCAGTTTCGCAAGGTGTGCTACGAACGCCTGCACCACGGTGTTCCCGCCATTGTCCGCGCGCCTCAGGCCCAGCAACCGCTGCACATCGCTGCCGACAAGGTACCCGGGCACGTCGACAGTTTTCCAGCCCCCAGCGCAGCGCTGCAAGCCTTGTGGCCGGCCGGCGAAGACGAAGCGCGGCGGCGGCTGACGCACTTCGTCGACCAGCCCATCGAGGACTACCACGTAGAACGCGACCTGCCGGCGCGCCCTGGCACCAGCCAACTGTCCGCTTACCTCGCGGCCGGGGTCATATCCCCGCGGCAATGCCTGCATGCCGCGCTCAGCCATAACCACGGCGAATTCGACAGCGGCAATGTCGGCGTTACCACCTGGGTCAACGAACTGCTGTGGCGCGAGTTCTACAAGCACATTCTGGTGGGCTACCCGCAGGTATCCATGCACCGCGCCTTCCGCAGTGAAACCGAGGCCTTGGCGTGGCGCCATGCCCCACGGGAACTGGAAGCCTGGCAGCGAGGCCGTACCGGCATTCCGATCATCGATGCGGCCATGCGCCAACTGGTCGAAACTGGCTGGATGCACAACCGCCTGCGCATGGTCGTGGCGATGTTCCTGACCAAGAACCTGTTGATCGACTGGCGTGAAGGCGAGCGCTTCTTCATGCGCCATCTGATCGATGGCGACCTGGCGGCCAACAACGGCGGCTGGCAGTGGAGCGCTTCCACCGGCACCGACTCGGCGCCTTATTTCCGCATATTCAACCCCCACAGCCAGTCCGAGCGCTTCGACACCCACGGCGTGTTTCTCAAGCAATGGCTGCCGGAACTCAACGGGTTGGGCAGCAAGGAAATCCACAACCCGGCCAAGGCGGGCGGCCTGTTCGGCCCGGCGGGCTACCCCCAGCCTATCGTTGACCTGAGCGAAAGCCGAGCCCGGGCGCTGAGTGCCTTCAAGAACCTGCCCAGCCGGCAGGTCAGCGGTGGCCAGCATGGCTGA